From the genome of Turicibacter faecis, one region includes:
- a CDS encoding alpha/beta fold hydrolase, producing the protein MRKILFKTVLHLLASVSLMFLIIIGGLFVMRQLSFQSTLAQADQLNKQGGISEMREVSLGGISQYIAIEGENRDNPVCLFLHGGPGLSLPYGISGRHQIETISSHCNVVYWDQRGAGKTFSDQKGDSDFTYEQLESDAKELIAYLREEFEQDKIYLVGYSWGSVLGLRLAKALPDQLAGYFGLSQVVNPKASERLLYEWLLEEFETTGHHHFITQLRQLGLPPYEKQSSQQAFQELLTQSNAYVKWNEGLPNVNVLQWFYQVFACPDLSIGEAYDTLFQASDKMLNQGNYWKQLQEVNLIEEIKQVQIPLYFVTGADDYICPVSLVEEFMNQVSSSEKELLVLEHSAHYFSVEDETKMYDWMKEKIKGAHTNEASDEEQTVGDVISNLLQ; encoded by the coding sequence TTGCGAAAAATTTTGTTTAAAACGGTGCTTCATTTATTAGCTTCTGTTTCATTGATGTTCTTAATTATTATAGGCGGCCTTTTTGTTATGCGACAACTCTCCTTTCAATCCACGTTAGCACAAGCTGACCAACTGAACAAACAAGGTGGGATTAGTGAAATGCGCGAAGTCTCTTTAGGTGGAATTTCTCAATACATTGCGATTGAGGGAGAAAATCGGGATAATCCCGTTTGCCTTTTTTTACATGGGGGACCCGGACTCTCGCTTCCATACGGCATAAGTGGCCGTCATCAAATTGAGACGATCAGTTCCCACTGTAATGTTGTTTATTGGGATCAACGGGGTGCTGGGAAGACGTTCAGTGATCAGAAAGGGGACTCTGATTTTACGTATGAACAATTGGAGTCGGATGCAAAAGAATTAATTGCCTATTTAAGAGAGGAATTTGAACAAGATAAAATTTATTTGGTAGGTTATTCTTGGGGAAGTGTATTGGGTCTGCGACTTGCGAAAGCTTTACCGGATCAGTTAGCAGGCTATTTTGGTTTGTCACAAGTTGTTAATCCAAAGGCTTCTGAACGATTGCTTTATGAGTGGTTGCTTGAAGAATTTGAAACAACGGGCCACCATCACTTTATTACGCAACTGCGGCAACTTGGGCTTCCCCCTTATGAGAAGCAGAGTAGTCAACAGGCCTTTCAGGAGTTGTTAACACAAAGTAATGCTTATGTGAAATGGAATGAGGGGCTTCCGAATGTGAATGTGTTACAGTGGTTTTATCAAGTCTTTGCGTGTCCAGATTTATCTATTGGGGAGGCTTATGATACACTATTTCAAGCATCGGATAAGATGTTGAATCAGGGAAACTATTGGAAGCAATTGCAAGAGGTTAACTTGATTGAAGAAATCAAGCAGGTTCAAATACCGCTTTATTTTGTAACGGGAGCGGATGACTATATTTGTCCGGTTTCCTTAGTCGAGGAATTTATGAATCAAGTGTCGTCGAGTGAAAAAGAATTGTTAGTTCTTGAACATTCAGCTCATTACTTTTCGGTAGAGGATGAGACGAAGATGTATGATTGGATGAAAGAAAAAATTAAAGGAGCGCACACTAACGAGGCTTCTGATGAAGAGCAAACGGTTGGGGATGTCATTTCTAACTTGTTACAGTGA
- a CDS encoding potassium channel family protein: MKKVNLYSWAIIICSLLAVIMTVIQLTVPLSETWNRWFNRIDTMIWLFFLFDYGYRLVKSPNKKQFIKENKVDLLTIIPYFSVLRLLRIVRVTRVFSLLHFAKVLRASAMLSRLSKRMGEFFKTNNFHYITGVTFIVILLGSGSLSLVEGLPFKDALWWCVVTVTTVGYGDIVPKTGMGRIIAALVMMSGIGFLGVFTGTISTYFLNRRQEKKRPAYVLDLVDRLVHFEELSPDEFEEIISILRVVKMGEVSPTKSHEEETIRRNTNEEKEGDYCEKTARID; this comes from the coding sequence GTGAAGAAAGTTAATTTGTATTCCTGGGCGATTATTATTTGTTCGCTTCTTGCCGTCATCATGACGGTTATTCAATTGACTGTACCACTGAGTGAGACCTGGAATCGATGGTTTAATCGGATTGATACAATGATTTGGTTGTTTTTTTTGTTCGATTACGGATATCGATTGGTGAAAAGTCCGAATAAAAAGCAATTTATAAAGGAAAATAAAGTGGATTTATTAACGATTATTCCCTATTTTTCTGTTCTTCGTTTATTGAGAATTGTTAGAGTGACACGTGTGTTCTCCTTGTTACATTTTGCAAAGGTGCTACGGGCAAGCGCAATGTTAAGTCGGCTTTCTAAGCGAATGGGGGAATTTTTTAAAACGAATAATTTTCACTATATTACGGGTGTGACATTTATCGTGATTTTACTCGGTTCAGGAAGTCTGTCGCTCGTTGAGGGATTGCCGTTTAAAGATGCTCTTTGGTGGTGTGTCGTAACGGTGACAACGGTAGGATATGGAGATATTGTCCCTAAAACGGGAATGGGGCGAATAATTGCAGCCCTTGTTATGATGAGTGGAATTGGATTTTTAGGGGTTTTTACCGGAACCATTTCAACCTATTTTTTAAATCGTCGGCAGGAGAAGAAAAGACCGGCCTACGTGTTAGACCTAGTGGATCGTTTAGTTCACTTTGAGGAGTTGAGTCCGGATGAATTTGAGGAAATTATCTCTATTTTACGGGTGGTAAAAATGGGAGAAGTCTCACCGACGAAGTCTCATGAGGAGGAGACGATCAGACGGAATACGAATGAGGAAAAAGAAGGAGATTACTGTGAAAAGACAGCCAGAATTGATTGA
- a CDS encoding GNAT family N-acetyltransferase, whose amino-acid sequence MKRQPELIEIKPGLRLRTPKKEEWRLAHPWYQNEKVMYLSEGVKNKTYNLSQIYNMYEYLSTRGELYFIEVFEHNRWLAIGDVTLWEENLPIAIGVEAYWGQGIGKAVINCLLKRAKELGMTKISVPAIYHYNKASLRLFESCGFKKISENETEKSYEKMIK is encoded by the coding sequence GTGAAAAGACAGCCAGAATTGATTGAGATTAAACCAGGTTTAAGACTGAGAACACCTAAGAAGGAAGAGTGGAGGCTTGCCCATCCATGGTATCAAAATGAGAAAGTGATGTACCTTTCTGAGGGAGTTAAAAATAAAACTTATAACTTATCACAAATTTATAATATGTATGAATATTTAAGTACGCGTGGCGAGCTTTATTTTATTGAGGTCTTTGAGCACAATCGCTGGTTAGCGATTGGCGACGTGACGCTTTGGGAAGAAAACTTACCGATTGCGATCGGTGTCGAAGCGTATTGGGGTCAAGGAATTGGAAAGGCAGTGATCAACTGCTTATTAAAGCGAGCGAAGGAACTTGGAATGACAAAAATCTCAGTGCCAGCTATTTACCATTATAATAAAGCGTCCCTTCGCCTTTTTGAATCGTGTGGGTTTAAAAAAATTTCAGAAAATGAAACCGAGAAATCATATGAAAAAATGATTAAATAG